The proteins below come from a single Eubacterium limosum genomic window:
- a CDS encoding IS1182 family transposase: MDFIIGNNRHQGMLLPDCIEDYVDENNPVRVIDAYVDTLDFENLGFNKWKPNQTGRPMYSPRDLLKLYIYGYMNHVRSSRRLEIETKRNLEVIWLLQKLSPDHKTIARFRQQNPTALKNVFKNFVQLCTQWELYGKELLAIDGSKFKAWNTKDRNFTKNKLKDRIQHIEEKIESYLDALNQNDALENQSTSEISSDISEVIHQLTDRKTLYESFLAELAESDETQISLTDPDSRLMKTKNGLDVCLNIQTAVDSKNKMIVEFTVENQAQDKNLMGPLAQKAADLLEVPAMTVVADNGYDSVSDVAQLYLSGHRPVVAGGDYEFCIPTDAANTEKITDYDSNVARAIYLPERNIFICPLGKVLRPCTYNKNKHVAKYDNTQACRHCPKKCTKMRYYRAERVMKPSEYTKAFDDSDLFLRKVHIFQNKEIVRQRKAIVEHPFGTVKRAMGISYLLLKGKQKVEGEIALAFLAFNLKRAIHIMGIQPLIQAIRA, translated from the coding sequence ATGGATTTCATTATTGGAAATAATCGTCATCAAGGGATGTTACTTCCAGACTGTATCGAGGATTATGTCGATGAAAATAATCCTGTACGTGTCATTGATGCTTATGTTGATACCTTAGATTTCGAAAATCTCGGATTTAATAAGTGGAAACCCAATCAAACAGGCCGCCCGATGTACTCGCCACGTGATCTTCTAAAACTTTATATTTATGGCTATATGAATCACGTGCGTTCTTCCAGGCGTCTGGAAATTGAGACCAAACGAAACCTCGAAGTGATTTGGCTGCTTCAAAAACTTTCCCCGGATCATAAAACCATTGCCCGCTTTCGCCAGCAAAATCCAACGGCACTTAAGAATGTCTTTAAAAACTTTGTACAGCTCTGTACCCAATGGGAGCTTTACGGTAAAGAACTGCTTGCGATTGATGGCAGCAAATTTAAAGCCTGGAATACCAAAGACCGCAACTTCACCAAAAACAAACTAAAGGATCGGATTCAGCATATCGAAGAAAAAATCGAAAGCTATCTTGATGCTTTAAATCAGAATGATGCACTTGAAAATCAAAGCACTTCTGAAATATCCAGCGATATAAGCGAAGTTATTCATCAGCTCACTGACCGCAAAACACTTTATGAATCTTTTTTAGCGGAGCTCGCTGAAAGCGACGAAACCCAAATTTCGCTTACCGATCCCGATAGCCGTCTGATGAAAACTAAAAACGGGCTTGATGTCTGTTTGAATATTCAAACCGCTGTCGACAGTAAAAACAAAATGATTGTTGAATTCACGGTTGAAAATCAAGCTCAGGATAAAAATTTAATGGGTCCTTTAGCTCAAAAAGCGGCAGATTTATTGGAAGTGCCCGCCATGACCGTCGTTGCAGATAACGGCTACGACAGTGTAAGTGATGTGGCTCAACTTTATCTCAGTGGTCATCGTCCTGTTGTTGCTGGAGGGGATTATGAATTTTGTATTCCTACAGATGCGGCAAATACTGAAAAGATTACCGACTATGATTCGAACGTTGCACGCGCGATTTATCTTCCAGAGCGTAATATTTTCATCTGTCCACTAGGAAAAGTGTTAAGGCCCTGTACTTATAATAAAAATAAACATGTTGCCAAATACGATAATACACAAGCCTGTAGACACTGTCCTAAAAAATGTACAAAAATGCGCTATTACCGCGCCGAGCGTGTCATGAAACCGTCAGAATACACCAAGGCCTTCGATGATTCCGACTTATTCCTTCGAAAAGTTCACATCTTTCAAAATAAAGAGATCGTTCGACAAAGAAAGGCCATTGTTGAGCACCCCTTTGGAACCGTAAAACGCGCAATGGGCATCTCCTATCTTTTACTGAAAGGCAAGCAAAAGGTAGAAGGTGAGATTGCGCTTGCTTTTCTTGCCTTTAATCTTAAAAGAGCCATCCATATCATGGGAATCCAGCCATTAATCCAAGCAATCCGAGCATAG
- a CDS encoding plasmid mobilization protein, with translation MRKRNVEILFRLTRREAQELDKKVKKSGLSREAFLRAMIEGYQLHEKPGPVFYETMRQMSAIGNNLNQIAAKANALGFVDQPLYEKEALKWRKFQTEVKEKFLVPEKS, from the coding sequence ATGAGAAAACGCAACGTTGAAATCCTGTTTCGCCTGACACGGCGGGAAGCACAGGAACTGGATAAAAAAGTGAAGAAGTCTGGCCTGAGCCGGGAAGCTTTTCTGCGTGCCATGATTGAAGGTTACCAGTTACACGAAAAACCCGGCCCGGTGTTTTACGAAACCATGCGGCAGATGTCCGCCATCGGAAACAACCTGAACCAGATTGCCGCCAAGGCCAATGCCCTGGGTTTTGTGGATCAGCCGCTTTATGAAAAAGAAGCCTTGAAGTGGCGGAAGTTCCAGACCGAAGTCAAAGAAAAGTTTCTGGTGCCGGAAAAAAGCTGA
- a CDS encoding relaxase/mobilization nuclease domain-containing protein: MATTKIWDIRGRLDRVVDYAKNPDKTKNKNYGEADLQALRDVMDYVSQDVKTEKQFYVTGLNCSPETAREEMTITKKQYRKEGGIIAYHAYQSFKPGEVTPEIAHEIGIKLAEELWGSRFEVIVATHIDKAHIHNHMVLNSVSFSDGLRYYDNKESYRKMREVSDRLCLEYKLSVIEKPMNKSMQYGEWQAEREGKPTWRGLIIKDLDDTISECVTMRQFLYRLRQKGYAIKYDAKYFTLKPPGKARYVRIDRKHPEYSLSNIEQRIYEQQQIKQYRPGPKAAKKKMLLHGSFEKARHTSGLRGLYLYYCFKLGVFQKKKDRKTNALPFLYREDVRKMEQISREARLLCKHKIDTIEALENYKTSNEQQIKKLCTERKKLWNRTQRTPDEKAVSKIKADIAGLSAQIKTLRKEVKYCDGIAARSIPMREKIKVVKLEEKNNAKEKSKNEHKR; the protein is encoded by the coding sequence ATGGCCACCACAAAAATCTGGGACATCCGGGGCCGACTGGACCGGGTAGTGGATTACGCCAAAAATCCAGATAAGACAAAAAATAAAAATTATGGTGAAGCGGACCTGCAGGCCCTGCGGGATGTGATGGACTATGTGTCCCAGGACGTTAAAACCGAAAAGCAGTTTTACGTCACAGGTTTGAACTGTTCACCGGAAACCGCCCGGGAGGAGATGACCATCACTAAAAAGCAGTACCGCAAGGAGGGCGGCATCATTGCCTATCACGCTTATCAGAGCTTCAAGCCCGGGGAAGTCACCCCGGAGATCGCCCATGAAATCGGCATAAAGCTGGCAGAGGAACTGTGGGGATCACGATTTGAGGTGATCGTCGCAACCCACATCGACAAAGCCCACATACACAATCACATGGTTTTAAATTCCGTCTCCTTTTCCGATGGGCTGCGCTACTATGATAACAAAGAAAGCTACCGCAAGATGCGGGAGGTGTCTGACCGCCTGTGCCTTGAATACAAGCTCTCCGTCATCGAAAAGCCCATGAACAAGTCCATGCAGTACGGTGAGTGGCAGGCAGAGCGGGAAGGAAAACCCACGTGGCGCGGCCTGATCATAAAAGACCTTGACGATACGATTTCTGAATGTGTGACGATGCGGCAGTTTTTGTACCGGCTGCGGCAGAAGGGATACGCCATCAAGTACGATGCAAAATACTTCACGCTGAAGCCGCCCGGGAAAGCGCGGTATGTGCGCATTGACCGCAAGCATCCCGAATACAGTTTATCCAACATCGAACAGCGGATTTATGAACAGCAGCAGATCAAGCAGTACCGCCCCGGGCCAAAGGCTGCAAAGAAAAAAATGCTTTTGCACGGAAGCTTTGAAAAAGCCCGTCATACCAGCGGTCTGCGGGGCCTGTACCTTTATTACTGTTTTAAGCTGGGCGTGTTTCAAAAGAAGAAAGACCGGAAAACAAACGCACTGCCGTTTCTGTACCGGGAGGATGTACGAAAGATGGAGCAGATCAGCCGGGAAGCCCGGCTTTTATGTAAGCACAAAATAGATACGATTGAAGCTTTAGAGAATTATAAAACATCAAATGAACAACAGATAAAAAAACTCTGTACTGAGCGAAAAAAGCTCTGGAACAGAACACAGCGCACACCGGATGAAAAAGCAGTGTCTAAAATCAAAGCGGACATTGCCGGGCTGAGCGCGCAGATCAAAACACTCCGAAAGGAAGTGAAATATTGTGACGGCATTGCCGCGCGATCTATACCGATGAGAGAAAAAATCAAAGTGGTCAAATTAGAAGAAAAAAATAACGCAAAGGAGAAAAGCAAAAATGAACACAAGCGGTGA